In one window of Eubalaena glacialis isolate mEubGla1 chromosome 13, mEubGla1.1.hap2.+ XY, whole genome shotgun sequence DNA:
- the LOC133104112 gene encoding large ribosomal subunit protein uL30-like: MPNIVTYKMVYIRTEIRTARMARKASNFYVPTEPKLAFVIRIRGMSGVSPKVRQVLQLLRLHQIFNGTFVKLNKASINMLRIVEPYIAWEYPNLKSVNELIYKRDYGKISKKRIALTDNAFIAPPLGKYGIICMEDLIHEIYTVGKRFKEANNFLWPFKLSSPRGGMKKKTTHFVEGGDARNREGQINRLIRRLN, encoded by the coding sequence GTATAAAATGGTGTACATAAGAACTGAAATTCGAACGGCTAGGATGGCAAGAAAAGCCAGCAACTTCTACGTACCCACTGAACCCAAATTGGCATTTGTCATCAGAATCAGAGGTATGAGTGGTGTGAGCCCAAAGGTTCGACAGGTGTTGCAGCTTCTTCGCCTCCATCAGATCTTCAATGGCACCTTTGTGAAGCTCAACAAGGCTTCGATTAACATGCTGAGAATTGTGGAACCGTACATTGCGTGGGAGtacccaaacctgaagtcagTAAATGAACTGATCTACAAGCGTGATTATGGCAAAATCAGCAAGAAGCGAATTGCCCTAACAGATAACGCGTTCATTGCTCCACCTCTTGGCAAATACGGTATTATCTGCATGGAGGACCTGATTCATGAGATCTATACTGTTGGAAAACGTTTCAAAGAAGCAAACAACTTCCTGTGGCccttcaaattgtcttctccaCGAGGTGGAATGAAGAAAAAGACCACCCATTTTGTAGAAGGTGGAGATGCTCGCAACAGGGAAGGCCAGATCAACAGGCTTATTAGAAGGCTGAACTAA